The Arachis hypogaea cultivar Tifrunner chromosome 14, arahy.Tifrunner.gnm2.J5K5, whole genome shotgun sequence genome has a segment encoding these proteins:
- the LOC112741650 gene encoding nudix hydrolase 25 isoform X2, whose product MEDLPQGYRPNVGVCLINSHNQIFVASRLNVPGAWQMPQGGIEDGEEPKLAAIRELREETGIASAEIIAEVPKWLTYDFPPPVKTKVNRLWGGEWHGQAQKWFLMQLRDDDIEVNLATGEADPEFAEWKWASPEEVIEEAVDYKRPTYEEVMRTFKPYFQGSAISAKCKSAKW is encoded by the exons ATGGAGGATCTTCCACAAGGTTATCGTCCCAACGTTGGAGTCTGTCTCATCAACTCCCATAATCAG aTATTCGTAGCTTCAAGATTGAATGTTCCAGGAGCATGGCAAATGCCTCAG GGGGGAATTGAAGACGGTGAAGAGCCCAAATTGGCTGCCATTAGGGAGCTTCGAGAAGAAACTGGAATAGCTTCTGCTGAGATAATTGCTGAG GTTCCGAAATGGTTGACTTATGATTTCCCTCCTCCTGTGAAGACTAAAGTCAACCGTCTCTGGGGTGGTGAATGGCATGGACAGGCACAAAAATG GTTTCTCATGCAACTAAGAGATGATGATATTGAAGTCAACTTAGCTACCGGGGAAGCAGACCCGGAATTTGCAGAGTGGAAATGGGCAAGCCCTGAAGAAGTGATCGAGGAG GCAGTAGACTACAAGAGACCAACCTATGAAGAAGTTATGAGAACCTTCAAGCCTTACTTCCAAGGGAGTGCAATATCTGCCAAGTGCAAATCGGCAAAATGGTGA
- the LOC112741650 gene encoding nudix hydrolase 25 isoform X1, with the protein MEDLPQGYRPNVGVCLINSHNQIFVASRLNVPGAWQMPQGGIEDGEEPKLAAIRELREETGIASAEIIAEVPKWLTYDFPPPVKTKVNRLWGGEWHGQAQKWFLMQLRDDDIEVNLATGEADPEFAEWKWASPEEVIEEAIDYKRPTYEEVMRTFKPYFQGSAISAKCKSAKW; encoded by the exons ATGGAGGATCTTCCACAAGGTTATCGTCCCAACGTTGGAGTCTGTCTCATCAACTCCCATAATCAG aTATTCGTAGCTTCAAGATTGAATGTTCCAGGAGCATGGCAAATGCCTCAG GGGGGAATTGAAGACGGTGAAGAGCCCAAATTGGCTGCCATTAGGGAGCTTCGAGAAGAAACTGGAATAGCTTCTGCTGAGATAATTGCTGAG GTTCCGAAATGGTTGACTTATGATTTCCCTCCTCCTGTGAAGACTAAAGTCAACCGTCTCTGGGGTGGTGAATGGCATGGACAGGCACAAAAATG GTTTCTCATGCAACTAAGAGATGATGATATTGAAGTCAACTTAGCTACCGGGGAAGCAGACCCGGAATTTGCAGAGTGGAAATGGGCAAGCCCTGAAGAAGTGATCGAGGAGGCta TAGACTACAAGAGACCAACCTATGAAGAAGTTATGAGAACCTTCAAGCCTTACTTCCAAGGGAGTGCAATATCTGCCAAGTGCAAATCGGCAAAATGGTGA